The sequence CACTCCGTGCTTGATGTAATGCAGGATGGACCAGGGATTGTAGATGACGTGCCCGCCAAAGATGTAGCCATTGTACCACGACCGAACTTCCTCGAGCCGCGACGGATCGACGATGGAGGCGATTTCTTCTTCCGTAAAGCCGAAAATACCTGCTATACGGCTCGCGAATGATGGAGATAAACATCGATATGGTTGAGCCCCGAGAACATGTTTTCTCGTGAGACGCGCAAATGCCCGTGAGCACCGCCCTGAAGAGCGAACTGTTGTCTTTGAGGCACGCCGACAAAAGTTCCGAAAAATAGCACGATGTCATCGAAAGCCATTCCAGAATAACCCGATTGCACCGGCGTGTCGTATTCGTCGATCAGAATGACGACACGTTGACCGTAGTGCGCATGAA is a genomic window of Polyangiaceae bacterium containing:
- a CDS encoding AAA family ATPase translates to MTRTSSTLRAWTISARTERHGHRRRASVFVRLVVAALHAHYGQRVVILIDEYDTPVQSGYSGMAFDDIVLFFGTFVGVPQRQQFALQGGAHGHLRVSRENMFSGLNHIDVYLHHSRAV